The Corynebacterium marinum DSM 44953 genome contains the following window.
TGGCACTGAGGTTCCCACGACTCGTGCGCCACCCGGCGGTGGTCGCGGTCGGGCGTCTTGGCCTGCCCCTGCTGAAGGCCCGCCGGCCGAAGGCACGGCTGCGCATGGTCGTCTACCGCGGGGTGGCCACGGCGACGATGATCTACGACTCCCAGCCCATCAACGACCATTTCCGCCGACTCGACGAGGACATCCTCCTCGGCGCGATGGACCTCCGTGGCCTGCCTGAACCCTTCTTCTTCCTGCTACGCCGCGAGATTACCGCCCGTTAACGCAGCAGAACCCGCCCGTAGCGCAGGGCCTTCGA
Protein-coding sequences here:
- a CDS encoding DUF4334 domain-containing protein, yielding MTGDVIVELEGGVSPPRALEIFDSLPAVSIEEMYGRWAGSEAPTDNPLDGLLGAYGWHGKRFSSADGVAPLVFGHDGELFEVEPAVIPVRLALRFPRLVRHPAVVAVGRLGLPLLKARRPKARLRMVVYRGVATATMIYDSQPINDHFRRLDEDILLGAMDLRGLPEPFFFLLRREITAR